The proteins below come from a single Sander vitreus isolate 19-12246 chromosome 15, sanVit1, whole genome shotgun sequence genomic window:
- the LOC144530452 gene encoding uncharacterized protein LOC144530452, which produces MEMASKGHVLPVEKIRRKWNNLIVTYKRVKDRSRETGHAKTSWEFFDLMDATLCDTVGTQIVNTKRNKGSNTVSTLPGPLAKIAAKPQVLPTTIIRPNGDFASTGGVDSVGQGAVSSQTISSAAAITSVTTATMSPTHISELKPLIVLNSDIVTTSIHPATIVPSPSFISSPCFTETASTSPSLGSTGNTDLNTSRYVGRKAPSFSSGVVAPFRLSNAPLGNNPSLLGLSSSFIPTSSCLTSSISTSLSATSASGTEGENEKGGEERGSATLFQEILQRQEEQAYLDRVARRRVEAREKRRERREVRMAESLGRIATALELLSSKQDTVIALLQRLADRK; this is translated from the exons ATGGAGATGGCCTCTAAGGGGCACGTGCTTCCTGTCGAAAAGATCCGTCGCAAGTGGAACAATCTCATTGTCACATACAAGAGGGTTAAAGACCGCAGCCGGGAGACGGGACACGCTAAAACGTCCTGGGAGTTCTTCGAT CTGATGGACGCCACACTCTGTGACACTGTTGGCACTCAGATCGTCAACACCAAAAGAAACAAGGGCAGCAACACGGTTTCCACTCTGCCTGGCCCTTTGGCAAAGATCGCTGCCAAACCACAAGTTCTGCCCACCACCATCATCCGCCCTAATGGGGACTTTGCTTCCACTGGTGGGGTGGACTCAGTGGGTCAGGGAGCCGTCAGCAGTCAAACCATCAGTAGTGCTGCGGCCATTACCTCAGTGACTACAGCCACCATGAGCCCGACACATATTTCGGAGCTCAAGCCCCTGATCGTCCTCAACAGTGACATTGTTACAACCAGCATCCATCCAGCCACCATTGTGCCATCTCCATCTTTTATCTCCTCGCCTTGTTTCACAGAGACAGCTTCTACTTCCCCTTCCCTTGGCTCGACTGGCAACACAGACCTCAACACGTCGCGCTACGTTGGCCGCAAAGCTCCATCATTCTCATCAGGCGTCGTCGCACCCTTTCGCCTTAGCAACGCGCCGCTCGGCAACAATCCCAGTCTCCTCggcctctcctcctctttcatcCCTACTTCCTCTTGTCTCACTTCTTCCATTTCCACCTCGTTATCTGCAACATCCGCGTCTGGAACCGAAGGAGAGAACGAGAAGGGAGGCGAGGAGCGGGGCAGCGCCACTTTGTTCCAGGAGATTCTGCAGCGACAGGAGGAGCAGGCCTACCTGGACCGAGTGGCTCGCCGCAGGGTGGAAGCCCGAGAGAAGCGGCGCGAGAGGAGGGAGGTACGGATGGCAGAGTCCCTCGGCAGGATAGCCACCGCCCTGGAGCTGCTCTCCTCCAAACAGGACACGGTCATTGCCCTCCTGCAGAGACTGGCTGATCGGAAGTGA
- the LOC144529704 gene encoding uncharacterized protein LOC144529704, with the protein MDRRSSTRNRNIPRYQDYDDDEEENEEEEEEEEEYQEDDEQPGTFTQNTPNRRAQDNRLLSVTCGNKNGTLHVKKLYRGEECIKSEGRWFSPVAFEDFGGRASSKKWKTSISHKKKPLQFWFENSFLNTRGFKKRRTETTKQKKILSRNCISESQPEERQTNLILSTSEQKELQQEVKVVLKRLSEFQTTRDCQPSGMECPLEDSWCKPLDGDAESEDAKDDPIDPSHMSDPPIVGEQSNERKEDGQREIKTGTPLCASVAWAADIQT; encoded by the exons ATGGACAGGAGAAGTAGCACAAGGAACAGAAACATACCCAGATATCAAGACTATGATGATGACGAGGAGGAGaatgaggaagaagaagaagaagaagaggaatatCAGGAAGACGATGAGCAGCCAGGCACATTCACCCAGAACACTCCTAACCGGAGAGCACAGGATAATA GGCTCTTGTCTGTAACCTGTGGAAACAAAAATGGCACCCTGCATGTGAAAAAGCTATACAGGG GTGAGGAGTGTATCAAGTCTGAGGGCCGCTGGTTTTCTCCCGTTGCCTTTGAGGATTTTGGTGGTAGAGCCTCCAGTAAAAAATGGAAAACAAGTATTTCCCATAAAAAAAAGCCTCTGCAGTTTTGGTTTGAG AACAGTTTCTTAAACACCAGAGGATTTAAAAAGAGAAGAACTGAGACTACGAAG CAAAAGAAAATCCTGTCACGTAATTGCATATCAGAGAGCCAGCCTGAAG AAAGGCAGACAAACCTCATCCTTTCGACATCTGAGCAAAAGGAATTGCAGCAGGAAGTAAAAGTTGTCCTCAAAAGGCTTTCAGAG TTTCAGACCACGAGAGATTGTCAGCCCAGCGGCATGGAGTGTCCACTAGAAG ACAGCTGGTGTAAACCATTGGATGGGGATGCAGAAAGTGAAGATGCAAAAGATGACCCCATTGATCCATCACACATGTCGGACCCACCCATCGTTGGGGAACAAAgtaatgaaagaaaagaagatgGACAGAGAGAAATCAAAACTGGAACACCTCTGTGTGCATCAGTTGCCTGGGCCGCAGACATCCAAACCTGA
- the LOC144530451 gene encoding uncharacterized protein LOC144530451: protein MRIHLRWFWAAESRLRPAEIPHAEEEEEEGGDQTAEEPPVLLYPVSAERFFATSVDGKTYLKIAPASAMPPAPSEKTLPSSSDFSSKAVLCLIEAVGRRWGLYETRERSQLFQSVQEEMASKGHVLPVEKIRRKWNNLIVTYKRVKDRSRETGHAKTSWEFFDLMDATLCDTVGTQIVNTKRNKGSNTVSTLPGPLAKIAAKPQVPPTTIIRPNGDFASTGGVDSVGQGAVSSQTISSAAAITSVTTATMSPTHISELKPLIVLNSDIVTTSIHPATIVPSPSFISSPCFTETASTSPSLGSTGNTDLNTSRYVGRKAPSFSSGVVAPFRLSNAPLGNNPSLLGLSSSFIPTSSCLTSSISTSLSATSASGTEGENEKGGEERGSATLFQEILQRQEEQAYLDRVARRRVEAREKRRERREVRMAESLGRIATALELLSSKQDTVIALLQRLADRK from the exons ATGAGAATCCATCTGCGCTGGTTTTGGGCAGCCGAGAGTCGCCTGCGCCCTGCGGAGATACCgcatgcagaggaggaggaggaggaggggggggatcAGACTGCAGAGGAGCCTCCCGTACTGCTGT ATCCCGTGAGTGCAGAACGCTTCTTCGCCACATCAGTGGATGGAAAAACGTACCTGAAGATAGCTCCAG CTTCAGCGATGCCACCTGCTCCCTCAGAGAAGACGCTTCCGTCCAGCTCCGATTTCTCCTCCAAAGCCGTTTTGTGTCTGATAGAGGCCGTCGGGCGCCGCTGGGGCCTGTATGAGACTCGGGAACGCTCACAGCTCTTCCAGAGTGTCCAGGAGGAGATGGCCTCTAAGGGGCACGTGCTTCCTGTCGAAAAGATCCGTCGCAAGTGGAACAATCTCATTGTCACATACAAGAGGGTTAAAGACCGCAGCCGGGAGACGGGACACGCTAAAACGTCCTGGGAGTTCTTCGAT CTGATGGACGCCACACTCTGTGACACTGTTGGCACTCAGATCGTCAACACCAAAAGAAACAAGGGCAGCAACACGGTTTCCACTCTGCCTGGCCCTTTGGCAAAAATCGCTGCCAAACCACAGGTTCCGCCCACCACCATCATCCGCCCTAATGGGGACTTTGCTTCCACTGGTGGGGTGGACTCAGTGGGTCAGGGAGCCGTCAGCAGTCAAACCATCAGTAGTGCTGCGGCCATTACCTCAGTGACTACAGCCACCATGAGCCCGACACATATTTCGGAGCTCAAGCCCCTGATCGTCCTCAACAGTGACATTGTTACAACCAGCATCCATCCAGCCACCATTGTGCCATCTCCATCTTTTATCTCCTCGCCTTGTTTCACAGAGACAGCTTCTACTTCCCCTTCCCTTGGCTCGACTGGCAACACAGACCTCAACACGTCGCGCTACGTTGGCCGCAAAGCTCCATCATTCTCATCAGGCGTCGTCGCACCCTTTCGCCTTAGCAACGCGCCGCTCGGCAACAATCCCAGTCTCCTCggcctctcctcctctttcatcCCTACTTCCTCTTGTCTCACTTCTTCCATTTCCACCTCGTTATCTGCAACATCCGCATCTGGAACCGAAGGAGAGAACGAGAAGGGAGGCGAGGAGCGGGGCAGCGCCACTTTGTTCCAGGAGATTCTGCAGCGACAGGAGGAGCAGGCCTACCTGGACCGAGTGGCTCGCCGCAGGGTGGAAGCCCGAGAGAAGCGGCGCGAGAGGAGGGAGGTACGGATGGCAGAGTCCCTCGGCAGGATAGCCACCGCCCTGGAGCTGCTCTCCTCCAAACAGGACACGGTCATTGCCCTCCTGCAGAGACTGGCTGATCGGAAGTGA
- the LOC144530743 gene encoding GTPase IMAP family member 8-like, translated as MEPLRIMLLGKSGVGKSSSGNTILGRTVFVSDMKLKRVTNFCEKETGTEKDVPVSVIDTPGLFETIKTKEVIVRDILKCVKLQEPGPHVFVLVVPVGRMTQEDQDTNTLIETMFGPRVWDYTIVLFTHGDRLGGKTISDVIKESEDNLRNFIRKCSGGFHVFDNKNPEDQEQVTSFVAKIHTLVALNGGKYYSTDLYPKHERKIREKQESLLTERNTEISRKENQLKENFQGQELEAKKKGLWRKEEDKARAEAEKYIRNTYILTCILVVGLILVIGLGLLASIVGVLAGIVIATLYFFKDSVLRMSMSAKIRKKENPIGHHYTDTVVGSLGENCPDIMSGSEHVSTADLPAQCGEEQWDLGEQMEPLRIMLLGKSGVGKSSSGNTILGRTVFVSDMKLKRVTNFCEKETGTVKDVLVSVIDTPGLFETIKTKEVIVRDILKCVKLQEPGPHVFVLVVPVGRMTQEDQDTNTLIETMFGPRVWDYTIVLFTHGDRLGGKTISDVIKESEDNLRNFIRKCSGGFHVFDNKNPEDQEQVTSFVAKIHTLVALNGGQYYSTDLYPKHERKIREKQESLLTERNTEISRKENQLKENFQGQELEAKKKGLWRKEEDKARAEAEKYIRNTYILNCIIVLGLILVIGLALLASIVGVLAGIVIATLYFFKDSVLRMSMSAKIPWLSKKIQ; from the exons ATGGAGCCCTTGAGGATCATGCTTCTTGGGAAGAGTGGGGTAGGCAAGAGCTCGAGTGGGAACACCATCCTCGGGCGGACGGTGTTTGTATCAGACATGAAGCTAAAGAGAGTCACCAATTTCTGTGAAAAAGAGACTGGGACGGAGAAGGATGTGCCTGTCTCTGTGATCGACACACCCGGCCTTTTTGAGACCATAAAAACCAAGGAGGTCATTGTGCGAGATATTCTCAAGTGTGTCAAACTCCAGGAACCAGGCCCTCACGTCTTTGTGCTAGTAGTCCCCGTAGGACGGATGACTCAGGAAGACCAAGATACCAACACACTGATCGAAACAATGTTTGGCCCGAGGGTGTGGGACTACACTATCGTGCTGTTCACGCATGGGGATCGCTTGGGTGGGAAAACGATCAGCGATGTCATCAAGGAGAGCGAGGACAACCTCCGCAACTTCATACGCAAGTGCAGCGGCGGCTTCCATGTCTTTGACAACAAGAACCCGGAGGACCAGGAGCAGGTGACGAGCTTCGTGGCCAAAATCCACACCCTGGTGGCCCTGAATGGAGGCAAGTATTACAGCACGGACCTGTATCCCAAACATGAGAGGAAGATTAGGGAAAAACAGGAGAGCTTACTGACGGAGAGAAATACTGAGATCAGCCGCAAGGAGAATCAGCTGAAGGAGAATTTCCAAGGGCAAGAGCTGGAGGCGAAGAAGAAGGGCCTgtggaggaaagaggaggacaAAGCGAGAGCAGAGGCAGAGAAATACATCCGCAATACCTACATTTTGACTTGCATCCTCGTCGTGGGACTGATACTGGTAATAGGTCTTGGTCTTCTGGCATCAATTGTGGGGGTTCTGGCAGGGATTGTGATTGCCACTTTGTATTTCTTCAAGGACTCAGTTCTTCGAATGTCTATGTCTGCAAAAAtacgaaagaaagaaaatccaaTAGGC CATCACTATACAGACACGGTAGTTGGCAGCTTGGGTGAAAACTGCCCTGACATCATGTCTGGTTCAGAGCATGTTAGCACGGCAGACCTTCCTGCGCAGTGTGGCGAAGAGCAGTGGGATCTGGGGGAAC AGATGGAGCCCTTGAGGATCATGCTTCTTGGGAAGAGTGGGGTAGGCAAGAGCTCGAGTGGGAACACCATCCTCGGGCGGACGGTGTTTGTATCAGACATGAAGCTAAAGAGAGTCACCAATTTCTGTGAAAAAGAGACTGGGACGGTGAAGGATGTGCTTGTCTCTGTGATCGACACACCCGGCCTTTTTGAGACCATAAAAACCAAGGAGGTCATTGTGCGAGATATTCTCAAGTGTGTCAAACTCCAGGAACCAGGCCCTCACGTCTTTGTGCTAGTAGTCCCCGTAGGACGGATGACTCAGGAAGACCAAGATACCAACACACTGATCGAAACAATGTTTGGCCCGAGGGTGTGGGACTACACTATCGTGCTGTTCACGCACGGGGATCGCTTGGGTGGGAAAACGATCAGCGATGTCATCAAGGAGAGCGAGGACAACCTCCGCAACTTCATACGCAAGTGCAGCGGCGGCTTCCATGTCTTTGACAACAAGAACCCGGAGGACCAGGAGCAGGTGACGAGCTTCGTGGCCAAAATCCACACCCTGGTGGCCCTGAATGGAGGCCAGTATTACAGCACGGACCTGTATCCCAAACATGAGAGGAAGATTAGGGAAAAACAGGAGAGCTTACTGACGGAGAGAAATACTGAGATCAGCCGCAAGGAGAATCAGCTGAAGGAGAATTTCCAAGGGCAAGAGCTGGAGGCGAAGAAGAAGGGCCTgtggaggaaagaggaggacaAAGCGAGAGCAGAGGCAGAGAAATACATCCGCAATACCTACATTTTGAATTGCATCATCGTCCTGGGACTGATACTGGTAATAGGTCTTGCTCTTCTGGCATCAATTGTGGGGGTTCTGGCAGGGATTGTGATTGCCACTTTGTATTTCTTCAAGGACTCAGTTCTTCGAATGTCTATGTCTGCAAAAATACCGTGGCTTTCTAAGAAAATCCAATAG